A genomic region of Trifolium pratense cultivar HEN17-A07 linkage group LG3, ARS_RC_1.1, whole genome shotgun sequence contains the following coding sequences:
- the LOC123917493 gene encoding flavonoid 3'-monooxygenase-like, with amino-acid sequence MSLLLIAFSSFILSILIYYFVKFATRSSSLSLPPGPKPWPIIGNMPDLGRFPHHSLAALAKTYGPLMHLKLGFADVIVAASASVAEQFLKVHDANFSSRPPNAGAKYMAYNYQDLVFAPYGPRWRLLRKISSVHLFSNRVMDEFKHLRQEEVARLTSNLASNYSTTKAVNLGQLLNVCTTNALARVMLGRRVFNDGNGGSDPKADEFKSMVVEMMVLAGVFNIGDFIPSLEWLDIQGVQDKMKKLHKRFDAFLTNIIEEHETSNSRSEKHKDLLSTLLSLKEEKDDDGNKLTDVEIKALLLNMFAAGTDTSSSTTEWAIAELLKNPRILAQVQQELDNVVGRERNVKEDDLPNLPYLQAVIKETFRLHPSTPLSLPRIASESCEIFGYHIPKGSTLLVNVWAIARDPKEWTNPLEFKPERFLPGGEKFDVDVKGNNFEVIPFGAGRRICAGMSLGLRIVQLLTATLAHSFDWELENGINAEKLNMDEAYGLTLQRAVPLSVHPKPRLSAHVYSS; translated from the exons ATGTCTCTATTGCTCATTGCATTCTCTAGTTTTATATTATCAATCCTAATATACTATTTTGTGAAATTTGCAACAAGATCTTCTTCACTATCACTTCCACCTGGACCAAAACCATGGCCAATAATAGGCAACATGCCAGACTTAGGCCGTTTTCCACATCATTCTCTTGCAGCCTTGGCTAAAACCTATGGCCCATTGATGCATCTCAAATTAGGCTTTGCGGATGTTATTGTGGCGGCTTCGGCCTCTGTGGCCGAACAATTCTTAAAGGTTCATGATGCTAACTTTAGTAGCCGCCCGCCTAATGCTGGAGCTAAATATATGGCTTATAACTATCAGGATCTTGTGTTCGCTCCTTATGGTCCTCGTTGGAGATTGCTCCGAAAAATTTCCTCTGTTCATCTCTTCTCCAACAGAGTCATGGATGAGTTCAAACATTTACGTCAG GAAGAGGTAGCAAGATTGACAAGCAATTTGGCAAGTAACTATTCCACCACAAAAGCTGTTAACTTGGGACAACTATTGAATGTTTGTACAACTAATGCACTTGCTAGGGTTATGTTAGGAAGGAGAGTTTTCAATGATGGGAATGGTGGTAGTGACCCTAAAGCTGACGAGTTCAAGTCTATGGTTGTTGAAATGATGGTGTTAGCTGGAGTATTCAATATAGGTGATTTTATTCCTTCATTGGAATGGTTAGATATTCAAGGAGTTcaagataaaatgaaaaaattacacaaaagaTTTGATGCATTTTTAACAAACATTATTGAGGAAcatgagacttcaaattctagAAGTGAGAAACATAAAGATTTATTGAGTACTTTGTTATCACTTAAAGAGGAAAAGGATGATGATGGAAACAAACTCACTGATGTTGAGATCAAAGCACTTCTTTTG AACATGTTTGCAGCTGGGACAGACACATCATCAAGCACAACAGAATGGGCCATTGCAGAACTACTCAAAAACCCAAGAATCTTAGCCCAAGTCCAGCAAGAATTGGACAATGTTGTGGGCCGAGAAAGGAACGTGAAAGAAGATGATTTACCTAATCTACCTTACTTACAAGCAGTGATAAAAGAAACCTTTCGCCTACATCCATCAACACCTCTTTCGCTTCCACGAATTGCATCTGAAAGTTGCGAGATTTTTGGGTACCACATTCCAAAGGGTTCAACTCTTTTGGTTAATGTATGGGCCATAGCGCGTGACCCAAAAGAATGGACTAACCCATTAGAGTTCAAGCCCGAAAGATTCTTACCAGGAGGTGAGAAGTTTGATGTTGATGTTAAGGGAAATAATTTTGAAGTTATACCCTTTGGTGCTGGACGTAGAATATGTGCTGGGATGAGTCTCGGGCTTCGTATAGTCCAACTTCTAACTGCTACGTTGGCCCATTCGTTTGATTGGGAACTTGAAAATGGGATCAATGCTgaaaaattgaacatggatgaGGCTTATGGGCTTACTCTTCAACGAGCTGTGCCATTATCGGTGCATCCTAAACCTAGGCTCTCGGCACATGTGTACTCATCATGA